The segment ACCTCCATTGCAGTCTTGGTTTTGCAATTTCAATTTTAGAGACGTGTATATATGAAATAGAAACGTTGCACGTTACAATATCCTGAGTCACCAGCATTGTGAATAAGGGATATTTAGATGAGCAATTTACAATTAAACTGTATGATAAAACTACGCACCGCATTGCTGGATGGACAGCAATGTAACGGATACACAGCTAAGACAACATAATAGCAAACCAAGTTATTCACTCACCATACGAAGGTCTTTCCTGTATTTATTTTTGCGGATAATGTGGCGCACACTGTTAAGTGTGGCACGGGAATTCTTGTTGATGGTGATTTTTTCATATGATGTAGCAGGTTTGCGTTGAcctaaaccataaaaaaaaaaagcttttctttTAAAGAACTTTAAACCAGACGACTTACAAATGCATACGGCAGAAGCATCTAAAACAGTCATGACTCCTGGATGTTTAAATGggattatccggggaccaaaaactgcattgcaataatatatttacgtgaaactaagtaacttaccaaTATACTTTCATTTAAAATTCTGTATTAAACTGTGCCGTTTAGACctagtgaattgttcccggaagtcctggagcttttctaaggaTGATGCTCCTACACGGCCCCAGGTGACGGAGCGctggcttcatgtgctgttcgtgaatatgactgcaaggggctgtcacattgcctattgctggagtccccgagcagagcatccgcTAGAGCTTTGCTTAGGACTCTGCTCGACATTCATATTTGgtaaattcaggggtttcctatcgctggcgcTCCCAAGCAaagcattagctgatgctctgactggagactccagcacttctgcccacgtcactgcccatatttgGACAATGACGTGgggagaagtgctggagtccccaggcagcgcatcagctgatgctttgtttGGGAacgccagcgataggaaacccctgaagtcactgaacatatatggacagagacatcaggagcagggctggagttcccgggcagagcatcggctgatgctctgctcggggactccagtactgctgccgacgtcactgtccagatatggaccctGACGTGGGCAGAGTGCTGGAGTCCCCTGACAAAGCATTCGCCGATGTTCTGTTAAGTAACTCCAGCGAAAggaaattgaccaaatatggacgtcggaagcagtgctggagtcccaagcaAAGAGCTGGTtggcgctctgcttgggactcaagcaataggcaatttgACAGCCCATtgaggtcatgttcacgaacagcacatgaagccagTGCTCAGTCACGTAGGGCCGGGTCAGAgcgtcattattagaaaagctccagcacttccgggtgcaattcacgaggtttgaactgcaccatttagtacagaattttaaaattcaagtattagtaagttacttagtttcagatAAATCTATTATtgcaatggaattttttttgtcccCGGATGAGCCCTTTAAAGACACAGTCCAGTATACATAACACAAGTGGAttggaaaaaagaaaacattttagaCAAATCCATACATCTAATGGAAAGTGGTTTTCTCcacaggatacgccataaatggGTATAAAAACCAGATTCTACCCACAGGAAAAACTATCCCCGTATTATGATATGCAGTGGGTCATGCCACAATTTTCAATCTAGATGGAATTAATGACAAAGTATCCCATGTGCCTTCATTTAAAACTAGAGGAACCAAGAGGTTTCCGCCTATAGCAGAATACAAGTTATTACGGTTCTGTAATTGCAGCTGTAGGGCTCATGCACCCGACAAACACTACGGATACAGGAATCAAACTTCATTCAACGTTTCTACCAACACAGTAACTTACCAGCACGCTTTTTTAGGACAACAATAATACCCTTTCCATCAGCAGCAGGCTCAATGCCTACGGTTTTCCTGTGGATGAGTCCATTGTACCGAAAGGAGTTTCTGGATTTCAGGTTGTTGGGCTCctatcagaaaaataaaaaaaagccaagaAAATAAATGAAGGCATCTTGAAGTGGTTAAACATGTCTGCAATGGCTTGCCACTGTACAATATCAAAATACAATTGAGATTTTTATTTCTGATAGGATATATGAAATGCTAAAGAGATCCTGCATCAGAAAGTCAGTTAGGTGCCCATAGAGATATATGGGGCTTTACGGTTCCTTCAATTTCATATGTAGGCTTTTTGGATTCCATCGGATAAGAAAAAAACAAGAATTGCAACATCCTCTTTTATATGCAGTGTTAATGATCTTATACCCCCATTTCGTTTCGGGGGGAGAATATCTCACTCATACAGCACATGATACTACGGTGACACAGGTCAGAGCTGCAGGGGACACTTTGCCACTGTGTTACAGCCTCCTGCATTCGACATCCGGTCAATTAACATTGCTTTGGCCAGAAAAAGTGATCTTTAACAATCCGCATGACCACCATAATTAATAATTAGCGTATGGTAGTAAATATTATTGGTTCCGACCATTGGAAACCTGCTCTATTGTTCATGCTTCAAAACATTTCCTTTGCCTTGGTGGTAGTTGTATCATTTAGTTAACCATTGTTCACGgaaaatacaaatacatatagggCAATGCAATTGTACAACGATTCCCACTATACAAGCAATTCTCCATGGAAAAAGAACATTTGTATCGTGGGAAATATCATCTAGTGTATGACTACTCTCAGATAAGCTTTTGGAAACCATGTTCTCCACTTGTACAAGCTGTGCTGCTGAAAAAACGCATTGTAATCACGATTCAATTAGCTGTAAAACCGCGTTGCGCAGAAAAGCAGCTGTGTGTACGGGCAGCCCAAAACAATTAGTGAATGAAATGCTAATTGTTTACATCAAGGCTGCAAACCTATCCTGATCACGTCCAACCGCTTGCAATGCCCAACTGTTTGAAATGCAACGGTGTCAAAGTCTTCACCGATCATgtagaacattaaaaccacctgcctaatacttTGTAATTCCCCTCATGCCGTCGTAACAGCTATGACCTGTTGAGGAGTGAACTCCACAAGACCCCCGAAGGAGTCCTGTGGTATCAGGCACCAAGACGTTTACACCAGATCCTTTTGTCTTGTGAGCAAAGAAGGgcttccatggatcagactttctaaaacatcccacagatgcacaatcagattgagatctggggaatttggaggcaaaGTCAACACCTCGAACTCTCATGTTCTTCAAACTAGGGTTGCACGAtacttcgataccgtgcaccctcaaatggttcaatacTGTTAATTCACGTATTTCGATatgaagctgtgcggccgcacagcttagtattgtaacacatgaatgttgttcgagcagggctgcggctgtgtaatacagctttTGCCCCGTTCCCGAGTCCTAACAAGTgtgcgcgtggtcagcatgatgtgatgcaaccagcgctgcactaatgattgccagcGCTGCAGACAGAACATAGTGgtggcactgcaaaacacccctatgttctgtgCCTGCgctgctgctcattagtgcagcaccggccaaATCACCTCATGCTTACCGCACGCTCGCACTTTGGCTTATTACACAGCCCCGTTCTAactgcagagatcagagaaacctctcaactccgccgctattcccctgaatgctgcaatcaaagctggaTGCATCACAGTAAATCCCTGTAACGCGATCAAGGGGCATAACataagcccagggtccattgaaggaccccaggactgcctgacaatatttcctgttactagggcatacttaggtatgtcctaacaactgcctgtgtacaattagtacacaggctaatgtactggcatatagttaTGTGCcagtactttattttttttttgctttttatttaaaaaaactttaaagtaatgttcaatttaaaaaaaaacaccacatttttttaCAACAAACATTAACTGGTGCAGACACAGAACAAGAATACTGAGCGGTGGGCActtagcattctcgtcctgtgttacAGCCAGTGTCCACGCGCCATGATGAGCAGGGCAGCGGCtgtaacagctgtaatacacagccgcagccacacTGTCGGCGAAGAGAAACCTCCTCTCCACCGTTAACCActtgaatgccacgatcaaagctaaagtgagaagggaaatccctgtgacacaatcaatggctatacctggtagatatataccagtagggatgcacgatgcatcaaaacggtttcgatactctgcatacccaaacggttcgataccgttgtttcatgtatttcgacacttagctgtgcggccgcacggctcagtatagtaacacatgaatgtatgagtcctgataacaagtgcgcggggtctggatgaggtgatgcggccggcactgcactaatgagtggcggcactgagaacagaacatggcgggcacccTTCAAAACACCCCCcatattctgtcttcagtgccccaaaagtgactcaaatttgtgaaactacactagtgagcattttgaccccacaggtatttcatagatttcattagaattgggcagtgaaaatgaaaaattacattattttccaataagatgtagctttacctcagaagttttatttttttcaacaaacaaatgaggaaaagcacctcaacatttgtaaagcaacttctccagagtacagaaatacccaacatgtggtcagaaactgctgtttggggaagcggcaggactcggaagggaaggcacgccatttagcttttggagcgctgattttgctggattcatttctcggcaccatgtcgcatttgtaaagcttctacggtaccagtacagtggaaacctcccaaaagttactccatttaggaaactacaccctttgaggtattcatctaggggtgtagtgagcattttgaccaaccaggtgtttcatagaggtcattagaattgggcagtaaaaatgaaaaattacatttttttttccactaagacgtagctttaggtcaaaatgttccattttctcatcaaataaaaggagaaaaagcaacatttgtaaagaaacttctccagagtacgtaaataccccatatatggtaataaaacacattacacagccgcaaccccgccgtaacggcggagatgagaaacctctcatctctgccgctattcccttgaatgctgcgatcaaagcggaccaCCACCGcaacattcaaggggtaaatgaagggggcgggggataccctttggattgcgtcacagggtaTCCCTGTGACTGATCGAGGACCATAAATTGGTCTGCCCTAACAATTGCCTGTGTACTACAGTATCGACGTGACcataataaatttatagcgtcattcatgtttacgctgttataaaataaaaactgttttctttcactaatgtgaggcacgagatattatgaattttgaaccctcatgtgcctcacattaatagtaattaaccccatcatgtacctcacacattaacccattttgactgaggaacatgatggggttaattactattaggctacattcacacgaacgtgtttttgtggccgcaattccccccgaaaatccacgtgagaattgcggccccattcatttctatggagccatgcacacgaccgtagtttttgcggtctttgcacggcccgggaacccgcagcgcagaaagaacgggcatgtcctattacggaaatcttctgcggtccgggctcattgaaaacaatggcggcggccatgtgcatgtcgtacgatttgcgggcggcccgcggtgcacacggctacggtcgtgtgcatgaggcctgaatctgaggcacattcaaaattaataataccatgtgcctcacatcagaaaatggaacaaccttttttttaattattattgttgTCAAAGGAATCGTTTTgatgtacaccgcattccaaattatgcaaatgttattttttgccgattttcctaaatagtcgatgcaaatgacagtcagtataatcttcaagccatcaaccgttggagtataatgcaaattttattgaacaaatctcctaatgatctattgcatgatatactgtaagACTAATGTACTGCAGTACATGGTTAGGTTGTCTCCTATGACGCTCTGCCAGAAaccgggcttcataggagtacaaaggtgGCAGACCTGCCGCATTGCAAGGGGACCGATGCAGCGTCACAAAGGGCTGCTAAGCTGTTTAACGGCTTAGATTTTGTGGCTGcttttgaccgcagcatctagatCAGGAGTCTAAAACTCGGCCGAGCAAGTGGGCCACAAAGAAAAAATTGGAAGtggatgggccgcattactttcaaatttgatacaatacaaaattatcgttaatcaattagttatttgaactacactACTACATTACGCCAACACTGCTACTACATCACGCCAACACTGCTACTACATCACGCCAACACTGCTACTACATCACGCCAACACTGCTACTACATCACGCCAACACTGCTACTACATCACGCCAACACTGCTACTACATCACGCCAACACTGCTACTACATCACGCCAACACTGCTACTACATCACGCCAACACTACTACTACATCAcgccaacactactactactacattacgctaacactactactacattacgctaacactactactacatcacgctaacactactactacatcacgctaacactactactacattacgctaacactgctactactacattacgctaacactactactactacattacgctaacactactactacattacgctaacactactactacatcacgctaacactactactacatcacgctaacactactactacattacgctaacactgctactactacattacgctaacactactactactacattacgctaacactactactactacattacgctaacactactactacattacgctaacactactactacattacgctaacactactactacattacgctaacactactactacattacgctaacactactactacattacgctaacactactactactacattacgctaacactactactacattacgctaacactactactacattacgctaacactactactacattacgctaacactactactacattacgctaacactactactactacattacgctaacactactactactactacattacgctaacactactactacattacgctaacactactacattacgctaacactactactacattacgctaacactactactacattacgctaacactactactacatcaCGCTAACACTACTATTACATTacgctaacactactactacattacgctaacactactactacattacgctaacactactattacattacgctaacactactactacattacgctaacactactactacattacgctaacactactactacattacgctaacactgctactacattacgctaacactactactacattacgctaacactactactacattacgctaacactactactacattacgctaacactactactacattacgctaacactactactacatcacgctaacactactactacattacgctaacactgctactacattacgctaacactactactacatcacgctaacactactactacattacgctaacactgctactactacattacgctaacactactactactacattacgctaacactactactacatcacgctaacactactactacatcacgctaacactactactacattacgctaacactgctactactacattacgctaacactactactacattacgctaacactgctactactacattacgctaacactactactactacattacgctaacactgctacattacgctaacactactactacatcacgctaacactactactacatcacgctaacactactactacattacgctaacactgctactactacattacgctaacactgctactactacattacgctaacactactactactacattacgctaacactactactacatcacgctaacactactactacatcacgctaacactactactacatcacgctaacactactactacattacgctaacactgctactactacattacgctaacactactactacattacgctaacactactactacattacgctaacactactacattacgctaacactactactacattacgctaacactactactacattacgctaacactactactactacattacgctaacactactactacattacgctaacactactactactacattacgctaacactactactactacattacgctaacactactactacattacgctaacactactactactactacattacgctaacactactactacattacgctaacactactactactacattacgctaacactactactactactacattacgctaacactactactacattacgctaacactactacattacgctaacactactactacattacgctaacactactactacattacgctaacactactactacattacgctaacactactactacattacgctaacactactactacattacgctaacactactactacattacgctaacactactactacattacgctaacactactactactactacattacgctaacactactactactacattacgctaacactactactacattacgctaacactactactacattacgctaacactactacattacgctaacactactacattacgctaacactactactacattacgctaacactactactacatcaCGCTAACACTACTATTACATTacgctaacactactactacattacgctaacactactactacattacgctaacactactactacattacgctaacactactactacattacgctaacactgctactactacattacgctaacactactactactacattacgctaacactgctactacattacgctaacactgctactacattacgctaacactgctactacattacgctaacactactactacatcacgctaacactactactacattacgctaacactactactacattacgctaacactactactacattacgctaacactgctactacattacgctaacactactactactactacattacgctaacactgctactacattacgctaacactactactactactacattacgctaacactactactacattacgctaacactactactacattacgctaacactactactacattacgctaacactactactactactacattacgctaacactactactacatcacgctaacactactactacattacgctaacactactactacattacgctaacaattagggatgtcacgatagcagaatttggactttgataccgatactttgtgtagtattgtgatttagataccaaaacgatactttgccaacagtaataaaaaaaaaaacttccattttctgatgtgaggcacgaggtgtgatcaaTTTTGTGtgcctcacatgaatagtaattaaccccatcatgtttctcagtcataatgggttaatatgtaaggtatatGTGAGGcaagtggaggttaaattcatcatacctcgtgcctcacaataagtgatagaaagcagtttatttttttacagcgtacacatcataagacgcaaaaaaattgtggtgcaggttattatgtccgcgccaatactgaaagtGTGTAGTTTATgtagagacttattttaatgtttattgtaaaaaaggtgtatgtgtattttttttttaatactactatgtttttaatttattttaaagaggctctgtcaccagattttgcaacccctatctcctattgcagcagatcggcgctgcaatgtagataagagtaacgtttgtttgttttttttaaaacaagcatttttggccaagttatgaccatttttatatttatgcaaatgaggctctcttaaagaggctctgtcaccagattttgcaacccctatctgctattgcagcagatcggcgctgcaatgtagattacagtaacgtttttattttaaaaaaaacgagcatttttggccaagttatgaccatttttgtatttatgcaaatgaggcttgcaaaagtccaa is part of the Rhinoderma darwinii isolate aRhiDar2 chromosome 10, aRhiDar2.hap1, whole genome shotgun sequence genome and harbors:
- the RPL28 gene encoding large ribosomal subunit protein eL28, with product MSAHLQWMIIRNCSSFLVKRNKQVYSTEPNNLKSRNSFRYNGLIHRKTVGIEPAADGKGIIVVLKKRAGQRKPATSYEKITINKNSRATLNSVRHIIRKNKYRKDLRMAALRRASAILSSQKPVVVKKKRTRAAKTA